In the Pseudonocardia cypriaca genome, one interval contains:
- a CDS encoding GTP-binding protein has protein sequence MAEEGGEPDGLLTVSAKIVVAGGFGVGKTTFVGSVSEVPPLNTEAWMTEAGTGVDEPVDAGKSTTTVAMDFGRITLHPDLLLYLFGTPGQPRFWFLWDDLTRGALGAVVLVDTRRLDQSFAALNYFENDSDLPFVVAVNRFHGELHHDLGEVRDALALPADVPLITCDARERGSTVETLRRLVTHVMSLGELSQPGKVRAHA, from the coding sequence ATGGCGGAGGAGGGTGGCGAGCCCGACGGGTTGCTCACGGTCTCGGCGAAGATCGTCGTTGCCGGGGGGTTCGGCGTCGGCAAGACGACGTTCGTCGGTTCGGTGTCGGAGGTCCCGCCGCTCAACACCGAGGCGTGGATGACCGAGGCGGGCACCGGTGTCGACGAGCCCGTCGACGCCGGCAAGTCGACCACCACGGTGGCGATGGACTTCGGCCGCATCACGCTGCACCCCGACCTGCTGCTCTACCTGTTCGGCACCCCGGGGCAGCCGCGGTTCTGGTTCCTCTGGGACGACCTCACGCGGGGTGCCCTCGGGGCCGTGGTGCTCGTCGACACCCGCAGGCTGGACCAGTCGTTCGCCGCGCTCAACTACTTCGAGAACGACTCGGACCTGCCGTTCGTCGTGGCGGTCAACAGGTTCCACGGGGAGCTGCACCACGACCTCGGCGAGGTGCGCGACGCACTCGCGCTTCCCGCCGACGTCCCGCTGATCACCTGCGACGCCCGGGAGCGGGGGTCGACGGTCGAGACGTTGCGGCGGCTCGTCACGCACGTGATGTCGCTCGGGGAGCTCTCGCAGCCGGGGAAGGTGCGCGCACATGCCTGA